In the genome of Massilia sp. W12, the window GTTGCGCAACCTCAACTTGAGAACAATCCCGCCCCATCTCTTGCAAGCCTGGCCGATTGCACCTATATATATGCAGGCGCACAGCCCACAGCATGGGCGGCGGGGTTTCGAGAGGCCTTTAACAAACTGCTGTACTATTCTGGCGTTGCCAGACGAACATTAGCCGGGAAACAAATATGAGTAAAGCCCTCATCATTGCCGAAAAACCTTCAGTTGCGAACGATATCGCCAAATCGCTCGGCGGCTTCACCAAACACGATGAGTACTTTGAATCGGACGAATATGTCTTATCCTCCGCCGTCGGCCATCTGTTGGAAATCGCCGCACCGCCAGAACATGAAGTCAAACGCGGCAAATGGAGTTTCGCCAATCTTCCCGTGATCCCGCCCTATTTCGCCTTGTCGCCCATCGCCAAGACGGAAAGCCGGCTGAAATTACTGAATAAGCTGATCAAGCGCAAAGACGTAACCACGCTGATCAACGCCTGCGACGCGGGGCGCGAAGGGGAATTGATTTTCCGCCTGATCGCGCAAAACGCCAACGCCAAGCAACCGATCAAACGCCTGTGGCTGCAATCCATGACGCCGAATGCGATCCGCGACGGCTTCCAGCATCTGCGCAGCGACGCCGATATGCTGCCGCTGGCGCATGCGGCGCGCTGTCGCTCTGAAGCGGACTGGCTGATCGGCATCAATGGCACGCGCGCCATGACTGCATTCAACTCGAAAGACGGCGGCTTTTATCTGACCACCGTGGGCCGGGTGCAAACCCCAACCCTATCGATTGTGGTCGAGCGCGAAGAAAAGATTAAAAAATTCGTGCCGCGCGACTATTGGGAAGTGCGGGCCGATTTCGTCTGCGCCGCCGGGGTGTATCAAGGCCGCTGGCTGGATGACAAATTCAAGAAAGATGAAAACGACCCGGAAAAGAAGGCCGAGCGTTTATGGAGCCGCGCCGCCGCCGAATCCGTAGTCGCCGCCTGTCGCGGCAAACCGGGCAAGGTGCGCGAAGAATCCAAACCCACCACCTCGATGTCGCCCGGCTTGTTTGATCTGACCAGCTTGCAGCGCGAAGCCAACTCACGCTTTGGTTTTTCCGCCAAAAACACCCTGGCCTTAGCGCAGGCGCTGTATGAAAAGCATAAAGTGCTGACTTATCCGCGTACCGATTCGCGCCATTTGCCGGAAGATTATTTGCAGACCGTGCGCCAAACTCTGGACGTGGTGGCCGGCAATCCGGCTTACCAGCCGTATGCGCGTCAAATTCTGGACAAAGATTGGGTCAAGCCGAATAAGCGGATTTTCGATAACACCAAAATTTCCGATCACTTCGCCATCATCCCGACCCCGATTGCGCCGAAAAATCTGAGCGAGCCTGAGCAAAAACTGTATGAATTGGTGACACGCCGCTTCATGGCGGTGTTTTTCCCGGCAGCGGAATTTCTGGTCACCACCCGCTTTACCGAAGTCTCCGGCCATCAGTTCAAAACTGAGGGCAAGATCATGACCAACCCCGGTTGGCTGGCGATCTACGGCAAAGAAGCGCAAAGCGAGGATGACAAGGAAAGCAGCGGCAATCTGGTGCCGGTGGCCGCCGGCGAGCAGGTGCTGACAGACAAACTGAACATCAACGGCCTGACCACCAAACCGCCGGCGCGCTACACGGAAGCCACCTTGCTGTCGGCCATGGAAGGCGCCGGCAAGCTGGTGGAAGATGATGAATTGCGCGACGCCATGGCCGGCAAGGGGCTGGGCACGCCAGCCACGCGCGCCTCCATCATTGAAGGCTTGCTGACGGAAAAATATTTGCTGCGCGAAGGGCGCGAATTGATGCCAACCGCCAAGGCCTTCCAATTGATGACCTTGTTGCGCGGCCTGGGCGTCTCCGAACTGACCGCGCCGGAACTGACCGGCGAATGGGAGCACAAACTCTCGCAAATGGAGCGCGGCAATATCTCGCGTGAAGAATTTATGCGTGAAATTGCGCAGATGACGCAAGTCATCGTCAAGCGCGCGCGCGAATACGATAAAGACACCATTCCGGGCGAATACCACACCCTGGCCACGCCCTGCCCGCATTGCGGCGGCGAGGTGAAAGAAAACTATCGCCGCTTTGCCTGCACCAAGTGCGAATTTTCCATGACCAAGACGCCGGGCGGGCGCCAGTTTGAAATCGCCGAAGTCGAAGAGCTGCTGCAAAACCGCACCATCGGCCCGCTGCAAGGCTTCCGCTCCAAAATGGGCCGGCCTTTCGCCGCCATTTTGCGTATTGTCAAGGATGAGGAAAGCAATAACCACAAACTGGAATTTGATTTTGGCCAGAACCAGGAAGAAGGCGATGACAGCGAAGCACCGGACTTCAGCGAGCAGGCCGTATTGGGAAATTGTCCGAAGTGTGGTAAACATGTATACGAAATGGGTTTAGCCTATGTCTGCGAAGCCAGCGTGGCCAAACCCAAGGCATGCGATTTCCGCAGTGGCCGCATCATCCTGCAGCAGGAAATTCTGCCAGAGCAGATGAGCAAGCTGCTGCAGGATGGCAAAACCGATTTGCTGCCAGGCTTTATTTCGCAACGCACCCGGCGCCCGTTCAAGGCCTTTCTGGTGCGCGGCAAGGATGGCAAAATCAGTTTTGAATTCGAGGAGCGCAAAACTGCCAAAACCAGCAAAAGTACGGGAGAAAGCACAGCGAAAAGCAGCACCCCGAAAGAGGGTGTGAAAAAAGCCACCAGCCGCAGCAAAAAAGCGGCCTGATCCCTTTTTTGACAGGAATGCATCATGAGTGAAGTGATTATTGAAAGCGGCGCGCCGAGCAAAGAAGACTGCAATTTTGCAGTGGTCGCCCATTTGCTGGGGATGTTCACCAGTTTTTTAGCCCCAATCATCGTTTTTCTGATGACGCGCGACAAATCCAACTTTGTCTCGCGGCAAGCAACCGAAGCCTTGAATTTCCAGATCACATTCTTTCTGATCTACCTGGTTTGCGTGGTCTTGAAAGTGGTGTTAATCGGTTTTCTCCTGCTGCCCATCGCTGTGCTGGTGAACTGGGTGTTTTGCATTATTGCAGCGATTGCCGTATCCAAAGGCCAAGCCTATACCTACCCCTTCTCTTTACGCCTGTTCCAATAAGCACAACCGCCGCCCGCCCCGCGCGGCTGGCGGCATTTTCTGCTGAAAGGCAAGCATGAAAAAAGCAATTACCATCCTGCTCTCCCTGCTGATGCTGGGAGCAGTGGGTTTTGGCGTTTGGCGTTCCTACCACGCCAAGCAAAACCCCGGCGCCCAGAGCGCCGCGCCCTTAGGCGATTTGATTCCGCAAAAAGCGGTTCCGCAGCAAACCGTGAAGTTGCTCACCGGCAGCGCCAAATTCGCCCTGTTGCAAGACGCCGAACTCAGCGCCCTGCTGCGCAAAAACGGCATCACGCTGGAATTGAAAAAATCGGGCAATTTTGAGCAAGACAAAAGCCTGGTCGAACAACTCGATGCGGTCTGGCCAGCGGGGGCGAATCAAGCCGCTGACTGGCAGGAATTAATTGCCGGCAATAAAGCCTTCCTGGTCATGTCCAGCCCGCTGACCATCGCCAGCTGGCGCGCGCTTTTGCCGGTGCTGGAGAAAAACGGTCTGGCCAAATCCACCGGTAATGCGCATGGCGATTTTTACCTGGATAAAGCGCTGCCCCTGATGCTGGAGGGGAAACGCTGGAACCAGTTGCAAGACAATACCGTGTTTGCGGTCAACCGCAGCTTCTTGATCAACACCCCGGATATCCGCAAATCCAACACCGCCGCGCAATACATCGCCGCGCT includes:
- a CDS encoding DNA topoisomerase III, yielding MSKALIIAEKPSVANDIAKSLGGFTKHDEYFESDEYVLSSAVGHLLEIAAPPEHEVKRGKWSFANLPVIPPYFALSPIAKTESRLKLLNKLIKRKDVTTLINACDAGREGELIFRLIAQNANAKQPIKRLWLQSMTPNAIRDGFQHLRSDADMLPLAHAARCRSEADWLIGINGTRAMTAFNSKDGGFYLTTVGRVQTPTLSIVVEREEKIKKFVPRDYWEVRADFVCAAGVYQGRWLDDKFKKDENDPEKKAERLWSRAAAESVVAACRGKPGKVREESKPTTSMSPGLFDLTSLQREANSRFGFSAKNTLALAQALYEKHKVLTYPRTDSRHLPEDYLQTVRQTLDVVAGNPAYQPYARQILDKDWVKPNKRIFDNTKISDHFAIIPTPIAPKNLSEPEQKLYELVTRRFMAVFFPAAEFLVTTRFTEVSGHQFKTEGKIMTNPGWLAIYGKEAQSEDDKESSGNLVPVAAGEQVLTDKLNINGLTTKPPARYTEATLLSAMEGAGKLVEDDELRDAMAGKGLGTPATRASIIEGLLTEKYLLREGRELMPTAKAFQLMTLLRGLGVSELTAPELTGEWEHKLSQMERGNISREEFMREIAQMTQVIVKRAREYDKDTIPGEYHTLATPCPHCGGEVKENYRRFACTKCEFSMTKTPGGRQFEIAEVEELLQNRTIGPLQGFRSKMGRPFAAILRIVKDEESNNHKLEFDFGQNQEEGDDSEAPDFSEQAVLGNCPKCGKHVYEMGLAYVCEASVAKPKACDFRSGRIILQQEILPEQMSKLLQDGKTDLLPGFISQRTRRPFKAFLVRGKDGKISFEFEERKTAKTSKSTGESTAKSSTPKEGVKKATSRSKKAA
- a CDS encoding DUF4870 domain-containing protein yields the protein MSEVIIESGAPSKEDCNFAVVAHLLGMFTSFLAPIIVFLMTRDKSNFVSRQATEALNFQITFFLIYLVCVVLKVVLIGFLLLPIAVLVNWVFCIIAAIAVSKGQAYTYPFSLRLFQ